One stretch of Gemmatimonadota bacterium DNA includes these proteins:
- a CDS encoding Na+/H+ antiporter NhaC family protein, translating to MQPDAPVSFRFGRAGALLPLAVFLAGVGWLGLSGAPDERGFWPILLLALGVGTALARDRAAYGQAVLDGMSRPLVMVMVMAWLLAGVLGSLVSAGGFVDALVALARTTGLEGGGFALASFLVAALVSTATGTSLGTLLVCVPVLHPAGVGLGADPAMLIGALLGGATFGDNVSPISDTTIASATTQDAEMGAVVRSRLRYALPAAAVAGGLYLALGNGAAASVTAAAPPAGEPFPWSGLLVGLGPLLVLALLLARRTLLEGLLAGAFLTAALGLVGGRIAPSDLMYIDADAFVARGLVLAGMERAVGIVIFTVLLMGLIGGVERSGLLEDLVSWTRRRATTPARAEWAIFAAVSGAVLLTTHSVVAILATGRLARETGSALGLPATRRANLLDVTVCTYPFLLPFFIPTILASSLTAGGDPSLRVGPLAAGLHNVHSWALLGVLLLALATGWGRSEERAPRSGLS from the coding sequence ATGCAGCCCGACGCCCCCGTCTCCTTCCGCTTCGGACGCGCGGGCGCCCTGCTTCCGCTCGCCGTGTTCCTGGCGGGCGTGGGCTGGCTCGGCCTGTCGGGCGCCCCGGACGAGCGCGGCTTCTGGCCCATCCTGCTGCTCGCCCTGGGGGTGGGCACGGCCCTGGCGCGGGATCGCGCGGCCTACGGTCAGGCCGTGCTGGACGGCATGAGCCGGCCGCTGGTCATGGTGATGGTGATGGCCTGGCTGCTCGCCGGCGTGCTGGGCTCGCTGGTCTCCGCCGGCGGCTTCGTGGACGCGCTGGTGGCCCTGGCGCGCACCACGGGCCTGGAGGGCGGAGGCTTCGCGCTGGCGTCCTTCCTGGTGGCGGCGCTCGTCTCCACCGCCACCGGCACCAGCCTCGGCACGCTGCTGGTCTGCGTCCCCGTGCTGCACCCGGCCGGTGTGGGCCTGGGCGCCGATCCGGCGATGTTGATCGGCGCGCTGCTGGGCGGCGCCACGTTCGGCGACAACGTCTCGCCCATCTCCGACACGACCATCGCGTCGGCCACCACGCAGGACGCGGAGATGGGGGCGGTGGTGCGCTCGCGGCTGCGGTACGCGTTGCCGGCCGCGGCGGTGGCGGGCGGGCTCTACCTCGCGCTGGGGAACGGCGCGGCCGCGAGCGTGACGGCGGCTGCTCCGCCCGCGGGAGAGCCCTTCCCCTGGAGCGGCCTGCTGGTAGGCCTGGGTCCGTTGCTGGTGCTCGCGCTGCTCCTGGCGCGGCGCACGCTGCTGGAGGGACTGCTCGCCGGCGCCTTCCTCACGGCCGCGCTCGGACTCGTCGGCGGGCGCATCGCGCCCTCCGACCTCATGTACATCGACGCGGACGCGTTCGTCGCGCGCGGGCTCGTGCTCGCCGGCATGGAGCGCGCGGTGGGCATCGTCATCTTCACGGTGTTGCTCATGGGCCTGATCGGCGGCGTGGAGCGCAGCGGGCTGCTGGAGGACCTGGTCTCCTGGACCCGCCGGCGGGCCACCACGCCGGCGCGTGCGGAATGGGCGATCTTCGCCGCCGTCTCGGGCGCGGTGCTGCTGACCACCCATTCGGTGGTGGCGATCCTCGCGACGGGCCGTCTCGCGCGCGAGACGGGCAGCGCGCTCGGGCTTCCCGCCACCCGGCGGGCCAACCTGCTGGACGTGACCGTCTGCACGTATCCGTTCCTCCTGCCCTTCTTCATCCCCACCATCCTGGCCTCCTCCCTGACCGCGGGCGGCGATCCGTCCCTCCGGGTCGGCCCTCTGGCCGCGGGCCTGCACAACGTGCACTCGTGGGCCCTGCTCGGTGTGTTGCTCCTCGCGCTCGCCACGGGCTGGGGGCGGTCGGAGGAGCGCGCTCCCCGATCCGGCCTCTCGTAA
- a CDS encoding FAD-dependent oxidoreductase: protein YHKVVDCQWACPAHTNVPEYIRLIAQGRFTDAYWLNRSSNVFPGILGRTCDRPCEPACRRTRVDGKPVAICRLKRVAADHRDPLVDRRPPIPAVKNGKRIALVGAGPASLTVCNDLMPLGYACTIFEKLDRPGGLMRINIPAFRLPAAVLDGEIDLILDMGVDVRYSTPIDSMAALLEQGYDAVFVGSGAPKGKELELPGRQEGGDNIHIGIEWLANVHFGHVEKIGSRVLVIGVGNTAMDCCRSAKRLGGTDVKVMARRGRGHFKASPWELEDAEEEQVEIIENHSPKRFVVEDGRLTGMEFEVVEWVKGEDGRTRMNVLDTVFIPADDVILAIGQDAAFPWIERDIGIDFDEWEMPVVDRRTFMCTRPGVFFGGDAAWGPENIIWAVEHGHQAAISIHRWCQELPVEERPPQGMNLYSTKMGMHEWAYSNDYDPAARAKMTHAELEARFRAMELEVELGFTPEQTAREVERCLNCDIQTHFAAPLCIECDACIDICPTNCLTITWNGEEDDLRTRLSAPTVHPDQALYVSEGLPHTARVMVKDEDVCLHCGLCAERCPTAAWDMMKFELFHPHAASSSQTAAIAS, encoded by the coding sequence TACCACAAGGTCGTGGACTGCCAGTGGGCCTGCCCGGCCCACACCAACGTGCCGGAGTACATCCGGCTCATCGCGCAGGGGCGCTTCACCGACGCCTACTGGCTGAACCGCTCCTCCAACGTCTTCCCGGGCATCCTCGGCCGGACCTGCGACCGGCCCTGCGAGCCCGCCTGCCGGCGCACCCGGGTGGACGGGAAGCCGGTGGCCATCTGTCGTCTGAAGCGGGTGGCCGCCGACCACCGCGACCCGCTCGTGGACCGCCGGCCGCCCATCCCCGCCGTGAAGAACGGCAAGCGCATCGCGCTGGTGGGGGCCGGGCCGGCGTCGCTCACGGTCTGCAACGACCTCATGCCGCTCGGCTACGCGTGCACCATCTTCGAGAAGCTGGACCGGCCGGGCGGGCTCATGCGCATCAACATCCCGGCATTCCGCCTCCCGGCGGCCGTGCTGGACGGCGAGATCGACCTGATCCTCGACATGGGCGTGGACGTCCGCTACTCCACCCCCATCGACAGCATGGCGGCCCTGCTGGAGCAGGGCTACGACGCCGTCTTCGTCGGATCGGGCGCCCCCAAGGGCAAGGAGCTGGAGCTGCCCGGCCGCCAGGAAGGCGGGGACAACATCCACATCGGCATCGAATGGCTGGCCAACGTCCACTTCGGGCACGTGGAGAAGATCGGCTCCCGCGTGCTGGTGATCGGCGTGGGCAACACCGCCATGGATTGCTGCCGCTCCGCCAAGCGCCTGGGCGGCACGGACGTGAAGGTCATGGCCCGCCGCGGCCGGGGGCACTTCAAGGCCTCGCCCTGGGAGCTGGAGGACGCCGAGGAGGAGCAGGTCGAGATCATCGAGAACCACTCGCCCAAGCGGTTCGTGGTGGAGGACGGACGGCTGACGGGGATGGAGTTCGAGGTGGTCGAGTGGGTGAAGGGCGAGGACGGCCGCACCCGCATGAACGTGCTGGACACCGTCTTCATCCCGGCCGACGACGTCATCCTGGCCATCGGCCAGGACGCCGCCTTCCCCTGGATCGAGCGCGACATCGGCATCGACTTCGATGAATGGGAGATGCCGGTCGTGGACCGCCGCACCTTCATGTGCACGCGGCCGGGCGTGTTCTTCGGCGGCGACGCCGCGTGGGGGCCGGAGAACATCATCTGGGCGGTGGAGCATGGGCATCAGGCCGCGATCTCCATCCACCGGTGGTGCCAGGAGTTGCCCGTGGAGGAGCGCCCGCCGCAGGGCATGAACCTCTACAGCACCAAGATGGGCATGCACGAGTGGGCATACTCCAACGACTACGACCCCGCCGCGCGGGCCAAGATGACGCACGCGGAGCTCGAGGCGCGCTTCCGCGCGATGGAGTTGGAGGTGGAGCTGGGCTTCACCCCGGAGCAGACCGCGCGCGAGGTCGAGCGCTGCCTCAACTGCGACATCCAGACGCACTTCGCGGCGCCGCTCTGCATTGAGTGCGACGCCTGCATCGACATCTGTCCCACGAATTGCCTCACCATCACGTGGAACGGGGAGGAGGACGATCTTCGCACCCGCCTCTCCGCGCCCACGGTCCACCCCGACCAGGCGCTCTACGTGTCGGAGGGTCTGCCCCACACGGCGCGCGTGATGGTCAAGGACGAAGACGTCTGTCTCCACTGCGGGCTGTGCGCCGAGCGCTGCCCCACGGCCGCCTGGGACATGATGAAGTTCGAGCTCTTCCACCCGCACGCTGCGTCCAGCAGCCAAACGGCGGCGATCGCGTCATGA
- a CDS encoding 2-oxoacid:ferredoxin oxidoreductase subunit beta encodes MTYIAKPRVHHPALERNELGLTRRDYEGSLSTLCAGCGHDSITAAIVQAFFELSVPPHRVAKLSGIGCSAKTPAYFLKEAHGFNSVHGRMPSVSTGAIAANRDLVYIGISGDGDSLSIGLGQFCHAIRRGIDMLYVLENNGVYGLTKGQFSASADLGSKSKRGEPNAQPPIDPVVLAIQLGATYVARSFSGDKAQLVPLLKAGLSHKGFAFIDIISPCVTFNDHTGSTKSYRHTRDHLHDLAPVDFVPLRTSIETTLEKGVTEVAMHDGSVVRFRRVDSGYNPTDRARALSHYTELTSAGEVVTGLLFVDPSGEDYHDQNRTVARPLTEVPYEELCPGSAALDRLMETWR; translated from the coding sequence ATGACCTACATCGCCAAGCCCCGGGTCCATCACCCCGCGCTCGAGCGCAACGAGCTCGGGCTCACCCGTCGCGACTACGAGGGCTCGCTGTCCACGCTGTGCGCCGGGTGCGGCCATGACTCCATCACCGCCGCGATCGTGCAGGCCTTCTTCGAGCTGAGCGTCCCGCCCCACCGCGTGGCCAAGCTGTCCGGCATCGGCTGCTCGGCCAAGACGCCCGCCTATTTCCTCAAGGAGGCGCACGGCTTCAACAGCGTGCACGGCCGCATGCCGTCCGTGTCCACGGGCGCCATCGCCGCCAACCGCGACCTGGTCTACATCGGCATCTCGGGGGACGGGGACTCGTTGTCCATCGGCCTGGGCCAGTTCTGCCACGCCATCCGCCGCGGCATCGACATGCTGTACGTGCTGGAGAACAACGGCGTCTACGGCCTCACCAAGGGGCAGTTCTCCGCCTCCGCCGACCTGGGCTCGAAGTCCAAGCGCGGCGAGCCCAACGCACAGCCTCCGATCGATCCGGTGGTGCTGGCCATCCAGCTCGGCGCCACCTACGTGGCCCGCAGCTTCTCGGGCGACAAGGCCCAACTGGTGCCGCTGCTCAAGGCCGGGCTCTCCCACAAGGGCTTCGCGTTCATCGACATCATCTCGCCGTGTGTGACCTTCAACGACCACACCGGCTCCACCAAGTCCTACCGGCACACCCGCGACCACCTGCACGACCTGGCCCCGGTGGACTTCGTGCCGTTGCGCACCAGCATCGAGACCACGCTGGAGAAGGGCGTCACCGAGGTGGCCATGCACGACGGCTCGGTGGTGCGGTTCCGCCGGGTGGATTCGGGCTACAACCCCACCGATCGGGCCCGGGCGCTGTCCCACTACACCGAGCTCACGTCGGCGGGCGAGGTGGTGACCGGGCTTCTGTTCGTGGATCCCAGCGGCGAGGATTACCACGATCAGAACCGCACCGTCGCGCGCCCGCTCACCGAGGTGCCCTACGAGGAGCTGTGCCCGGGCAGCGCGGCGCTCGACCGTTTGATGGAGACCTGGCGTTGA
- a CDS encoding 2-oxoacid:acceptor oxidoreductase subunit alpha yields the protein MTFPASGPSSGLRINDFAFKIGTVNGTGSASANGLLMQTIFRMGIPISGKNVFPSNIQGLPTWYEIRVNGEGRTARTPVFDLLVAMNPATYQRDVAEVRSGGWILHDSSWPMDEALKREDVTFLGVPIGRMCVEAFDGARERILMKNIVYTGVLAALFDMDMTVIQGLLEETFARKKALLDSNFQAVRMGYDYAKEHFDCPLPIRLQRLDRTGNHVIIDGNTAAALGCVYAGATVGAWYPITPSTSLMDGFARFCKDYRTDPETGERRYAIVQAEDELSAAGIVIGAGWAGARAFTPTSGPGISLMGEFIGLAYYAEVPAVFFDVQRTGPSTGMPTRTQQGDLMLCAYASHGDTKHLVLFPAHPGESFEMAVAAFDLAERFQTPVFVVQDLDIGMNDWMVERFRWDDAYRPDRGKVLNAEELDAAQTFYRYLDVDGDGVPYRTLPGTHPTKGAYFTRGSGHDKYGRYTEDADAYTEVVDRLRRKVEKAADALPAPVLDRQDGARVGLVTVGGCDGACREALDVLRAEGIATDFLRVRGFPFPASVEAFLMEHDVNYIVEQNRDGQLRSLLLLETQVPREKLVSVLYYGGLPMSSQHVLDGVHRHRGSAGARTEADSSPARGVA from the coding sequence ATGACCTTCCCGGCTTCGGGCCCCTCCTCCGGGCTCCGCATCAACGACTTCGCGTTCAAGATCGGCACGGTCAACGGCACGGGCTCCGCGAGCGCCAACGGATTGCTCATGCAGACCATCTTCCGCATGGGCATCCCGATCTCCGGCAAGAACGTCTTCCCGTCCAACATCCAGGGCCTGCCCACCTGGTACGAGATCCGGGTCAACGGCGAAGGCCGCACGGCCCGCACGCCGGTGTTCGATCTGCTCGTGGCCATGAACCCGGCCACGTACCAGCGGGACGTGGCCGAGGTGCGCTCGGGTGGATGGATCCTGCACGACTCGTCCTGGCCCATGGACGAGGCGCTGAAGCGCGAGGACGTGACCTTCCTGGGCGTACCCATCGGCCGCATGTGTGTCGAAGCCTTCGACGGGGCGCGGGAGCGCATCCTGATGAAGAACATCGTCTACACCGGCGTGCTGGCCGCCCTGTTCGACATGGACATGACGGTCATCCAGGGCCTGCTGGAGGAGACGTTCGCGCGCAAGAAGGCGCTCCTGGACTCCAACTTCCAGGCCGTGCGCATGGGCTACGACTACGCGAAGGAGCACTTCGACTGCCCCTTGCCCATCCGTCTGCAACGGCTCGACCGGACGGGCAACCACGTCATCATCGACGGCAACACCGCCGCGGCGCTCGGGTGCGTCTACGCGGGTGCGACCGTGGGCGCCTGGTATCCCATCACGCCCTCCACGTCGCTCATGGACGGGTTCGCCCGCTTCTGCAAGGACTACCGGACGGACCCCGAGACGGGGGAGCGCCGCTACGCGATCGTCCAGGCCGAGGACGAGCTCTCCGCGGCCGGGATCGTCATCGGGGCCGGGTGGGCCGGCGCGCGGGCGTTCACGCCCACCAGCGGGCCCGGCATCTCGCTCATGGGCGAGTTCATCGGGCTCGCCTACTACGCCGAGGTGCCCGCCGTCTTCTTCGACGTGCAGCGCACCGGGCCGTCCACCGGCATGCCCACCCGCACGCAGCAGGGAGACCTGATGCTCTGCGCGTACGCCTCCCACGGGGACACCAAGCATCTCGTGCTCTTCCCGGCCCATCCGGGCGAGAGCTTCGAGATGGCGGTGGCCGCGTTCGACCTGGCCGAGCGCTTCCAGACGCCGGTGTTCGTGGTGCAGGACCTGGACATCGGCATGAACGACTGGATGGTCGAGCGCTTCCGCTGGGACGACGCCTACCGTCCGGACCGCGGCAAGGTGCTGAACGCCGAGGAGCTGGACGCCGCGCAGACCTTCTATCGCTACCTGGACGTGGACGGGGACGGCGTGCCCTACCGCACCCTGCCGGGGACGCACCCGACCAAGGGCGCCTACTTCACGCGCGGCTCCGGTCACGACAAGTACGGCCGCTACACCGAAGACGCCGACGCCTACACCGAGGTGGTGGACCGGCTGCGACGAAAGGTCGAGAAGGCGGCGGACGCGCTGCCCGCTCCGGTGCTCGACCGGCAGGACGGCGCCCGCGTGGGTCTGGTCACGGTGGGTGGCTGCGACGGCGCCTGTCGTGAAGCGCTGGACGTGCTCCGTGCCGAGGGCATCGCCACCGACTTCCTGCGCGTACGGGGCTTCCCCTTCCCGGCGTCGGTGGAGGCGTTCCTGATGGAGCACGACGTCAACTACATCGTCGAGCAGAACCGGGACGGGCAGCTCCGCTCCCTGCTCCTGCTGGAGACGCAGGTCCCGCGCGAGAAGCTGGTCTCCGTCCTCTACTACGGCGGCCTGCCCATGAGCAGCCAGCACGTGCTGGACGGGGTGCACCGGCACCGCGGCAGCGCGGGAGCCAGGACGGAAGCGGACTCGAGCCCGGCGCGCGGCGTCGCCTGA
- a CDS encoding aldo/keto reductase, producing the protein MDQSPRVPASEAFRTVPLIVGAWQYSEGHHRNGPGRADALEELLEVIAYGATTFDCADIYTGVEALLGETLRQARARMGDEVADALRVHTKLVPDRSSLATVDRRYVERVVDRSLARLGVERLDLVQFSWWDYGVERWVEVAGWLDEQRRAGKVAAVGATNFDTPALRALVDAGIPIAAHQVQYSLLDRRPAGAMAPWARAAGVPLLCYGALAGGFLTDVWRGRSDPAPGGLTDALGLPNRSLTKYRLVLEDFGGWGAYQALLEALAGVASDLGATTAQVALRWVLDRPAVGAVIVGMSRPARVRECLAALRLQVDAARWEPVERILEGAQGPAGDCFGLERDPESPHARIMRYDLNRVETADGAGG; encoded by the coding sequence ATGGACCAGAGCCCACGCGTGCCGGCCTCGGAGGCCTTCCGCACGGTCCCCCTGATCGTCGGGGCCTGGCAGTACTCGGAGGGCCACCACCGCAACGGGCCGGGTCGGGCGGACGCGCTCGAGGAGCTGCTGGAGGTGATCGCGTACGGCGCGACCACCTTCGACTGCGCCGACATCTACACCGGCGTCGAAGCGTTGCTGGGGGAGACGCTCCGGCAGGCGCGGGCCCGCATGGGCGACGAGGTGGCCGACGCGCTGCGGGTGCACACGAAGCTCGTGCCGGATCGCTCTTCGCTCGCGACCGTGGATCGCCGCTACGTGGAGCGCGTGGTGGACCGCTCGCTCGCGCGTCTCGGCGTGGAGCGCCTCGACCTGGTGCAGTTCTCGTGGTGGGACTACGGCGTCGAGCGCTGGGTGGAGGTGGCCGGGTGGCTGGACGAGCAGCGGCGCGCCGGCAAGGTCGCCGCCGTCGGCGCCACCAACTTCGACACGCCCGCCCTTCGGGCGCTGGTGGACGCGGGCATCCCGATCGCCGCGCACCAGGTGCAGTACTCGCTGCTCGATCGGCGGCCTGCGGGCGCGATGGCCCCCTGGGCCCGGGCGGCGGGCGTGCCCCTGCTCTGCTACGGCGCGCTCGCGGGTGGCTTCCTGACCGACGTCTGGCGTGGCCGATCCGACCCCGCGCCCGGTGGGCTGACGGACGCGCTCGGGCTGCCCAATCGCTCGCTCACCAAGTACCGCCTCGTCCTCGAGGACTTCGGTGGCTGGGGCGCCTACCAGGCGCTCCTGGAGGCGCTCGCTGGCGTCGCGTCCGACCTGGGTGCCACCACGGCCCAGGTGGCGCTGCGCTGGGTGCTGGACCGTCCCGCCGTGGGCGCGGTGATCGTGGGGATGAGCCGACCGGCGCGCGTGCGGGAGTGTCTGGCCGCCCTGCGCCTGCAGGTCGACGCCGCGCGCTGGGAGCCGGTGGAACGGATCCTGGAGGGCGCACAGGGCCCCGCGGGCGACTGCTTCGGATTGGAGCGCGATCCGGAAAGCCCGCACGCGCGCATCATGCGCTACGATCTGAACCGGGTGGAGACGGCGGACGGCGCCGGGGGGTGA
- a CDS encoding TIGR04076 family protein codes for MRREQGEFELWDLRVEVVGRPEGMVCNHRPGDWFELSGENLRFPPGQTFPLYPLAALLPLLPAKQRDTDPADWMTTDTEVACPDPHCGARFRIVRTGRRTFRHGDVTRVPLGPA; via the coding sequence GTGAGGCGCGAGCAAGGTGAGTTCGAGCTGTGGGATCTGCGCGTGGAGGTCGTGGGCCGACCCGAGGGCATGGTCTGCAACCACCGCCCGGGGGACTGGTTCGAGCTCTCCGGTGAGAATCTGCGGTTTCCGCCGGGTCAGACCTTCCCGCTGTACCCGCTCGCCGCGCTGCTGCCGCTGCTGCCGGCCAAGCAGCGTGACACCGATCCCGCGGACTGGATGACCACCGACACCGAGGTGGCCTGTCCCGACCCGCACTGCGGCGCGCGCTTCCGGATCGTGCGCACCGGGCGGCGCACTTTCCGCCATGGAGACGTCACCCGGGTGCCGCTGGGGCCCGCGTGA
- a CDS encoding DUF192 domain-containing protein, with product MIRRSLVLAALVALGCSAANGEAGANGGSAPDTGAAPAGPSGPRPQAGMAWVIFGTDTAFAEVARTADEREQGLMGRTALDPNHGMIFVYDEPEVLSFWMRNTLIPLDVAFLDPSFRITEIQTMEPETENLHTAREPALAALEMDKGWFAERGIGPGAVARIVWDR from the coding sequence ATGATCAGACGATCCCTCGTGCTCGCCGCGCTCGTCGCCCTGGGATGCTCCGCAGCGAACGGGGAGGCGGGTGCCAACGGCGGATCGGCGCCCGACACGGGGGCGGCCCCGGCGGGACCGTCGGGCCCTCGACCCCAGGCCGGGATGGCGTGGGTGATCTTCGGCACGGATACCGCGTTCGCGGAGGTGGCCCGCACAGCGGACGAGCGCGAGCAGGGCCTCATGGGCCGTACGGCGCTCGACCCGAACCACGGGATGATCTTCGTCTACGACGAGCCCGAGGTGCTGAGCTTCTGGATGCGCAACACGCTCATCCCGCTCGATGTGGCCTTCCTGGACCCGAGCTTCCGGATCACCGAGATCCAGACGATGGAGCCGGAGACCGAGAACCTGCACACCGCCCGCGAGCCGGCCCTGGCCGCGCTGGAGATGGACAAGGGCTGGTTCGCCGAGCGCGGGATCGGGCCGGGAGCCGTGGCGCGGATCGTCTGGGACCGGTAG
- a CDS encoding PhzF family phenazine biosynthesis protein produces MSPTPLPFAQADAFTDTPFAGNPAAVCLLEHALDAQLMQNVAIEMNLSETAFVEPPDAEGLRRLRWFTPGLEVDLCGHATLATAHLLFERGTRGPLRFSTRSGELVVEQEPDGRLRMDFPAVPVEDAPVPPGLLEALGIGSALEAARGPAGQYWMVVVDRADTVRALTPDYGTLGRVDLDGRIGVSVTAAGNDVDFVSRFFAPWAGIDEDPVTGSAHCMLAPWWSDRLGRATLQARQISARGGDVETRVVGDRVHLVGRAVTVAEGTLLLP; encoded by the coding sequence TTGAGCCCCACCCCGCTCCCGTTCGCCCAGGCGGACGCGTTCACGGACACGCCCTTCGCCGGCAATCCCGCCGCCGTGTGCCTGCTGGAGCACGCGCTGGATGCGCAGCTCATGCAGAACGTCGCCATCGAGATGAACCTGTCGGAGACGGCGTTCGTGGAGCCGCCAGACGCGGAGGGGCTGCGGCGTCTGCGCTGGTTCACGCCGGGGCTGGAGGTGGACCTGTGCGGTCACGCCACGCTGGCCACGGCGCACCTGCTGTTCGAGCGCGGCACGCGTGGACCGCTCCGCTTCAGCACGCGCAGCGGCGAGCTGGTCGTGGAGCAGGAGCCGGACGGCCGCCTGCGCATGGACTTCCCCGCCGTGCCGGTGGAGGACGCCCCGGTGCCTCCCGGCCTGCTGGAGGCGCTCGGGATCGGAAGTGCGCTCGAGGCCGCGCGCGGACCTGCCGGTCAGTACTGGATGGTCGTGGTGGACCGCGCGGACACCGTGCGCGCCCTCACGCCGGACTACGGCACGCTCGGCCGGGTGGATCTCGACGGGCGCATCGGCGTGTCGGTGACGGCCGCCGGGAACGACGTGGACTTCGTGTCGCGGTTCTTCGCGCCGTGGGCCGGGATCGACGAGGACCCGGTGACGGGCTCGGCGCACTGCATGTTGGCGCCGTGGTGGTCCGACCGGCTGGGCCGGGCCACGCTCCAGGCGCGACAGATCTCCGCGCGCGGCGGGGACGTGGAGACACGCGTGGTCGGCGACCGCGTCCACCTGGTGGGCCGGGCCGTCACCGTGGCGGAGGGGACGCTGCTGCTGCCGTAG
- a CDS encoding PHB depolymerase family esterase encodes MTVSHIHARLVAGFLALLVSMATVGGCGDAVGLDYGGGQSDQTVDVGGRTREFIAYVPQGLTPGQPAPLLLVFHGVPMEAENMVLLTWFNAHAERTGTVVAYMQADGDGWVSVGAPPGAEPTGELGYVAAVIDRIDADVDIDRSRVYAAGFSNGGLFTQRLACQFADRIAGIGVVGATIILPVVQGCAPSRHIPVIAFQGDRDPSFPWGEIGASTIAALGGEQSAQFWADLNDCGLAHDVTTLPDLVDDATTVERWSWPGCPADGQVVFHHIVGGGHTWPGSPLNLGAELGAKSRDIDASRIMLDFLLQQRLGSGA; translated from the coding sequence ATGACGGTCTCGCACATCCACGCCCGTCTCGTCGCGGGCTTCCTCGCGCTCCTGGTCTCGATGGCCACCGTGGGGGGCTGCGGGGATGCGGTGGGGCTCGACTACGGCGGGGGTCAATCCGACCAGACCGTGGATGTGGGCGGCCGCACGCGCGAGTTCATCGCGTACGTGCCGCAGGGCCTCACACCGGGACAGCCGGCCCCCCTGCTCCTGGTCTTCCACGGCGTGCCCATGGAAGCCGAGAACATGGTGCTGCTCACGTGGTTCAACGCGCACGCGGAGCGCACGGGCACCGTGGTCGCCTACATGCAGGCGGACGGGGACGGCTGGGTGAGCGTGGGCGCACCGCCCGGCGCGGAGCCCACCGGGGAGCTGGGATACGTCGCCGCGGTGATCGACCGTATCGACGCGGACGTCGACATCGATCGTTCGCGCGTGTATGCCGCGGGCTTCTCGAACGGCGGGCTGTTCACCCAACGCCTCGCCTGCCAGTTCGCGGACCGCATCGCGGGCATCGGTGTGGTCGGGGCCACCATCATCCTGCCGGTCGTGCAGGGCTGTGCTCCGAGTCGGCACATCCCTGTCATCGCCTTCCAGGGAGACCGCGATCCGTCGTTCCCGTGGGGCGAGATCGGTGCTTCGACCATCGCGGCCCTGGGGGGTGAGCAGAGCGCTCAGTTCTGGGCCGACCTGAACGACTGCGGTCTCGCGCACGACGTGACCACGCTCCCGGACCTCGTGGATGACGCCACCACCGTGGAGCGGTGGAGCTGGCCGGGTTGCCCTGCGGACGGCCAGGTGGTCTTCCACCACATCGTCGGAGGCGGCCATACGTGGCCCGGCTCTCCCCTCAACCTCGGTGCCGAGCTCGGAGCCAAATCGCGCGATATCGATGCGAGCCGGATCATGCTCGACTTCCTCCTGCAGCAACGGTTGGGGAGCGGCGCATGA